From Macadamia integrifolia cultivar HAES 741 unplaced genomic scaffold, SCU_Mint_v3 scaffold2217, whole genome shotgun sequence, one genomic window encodes:
- the LOC122066074 gene encoding 2-acetamido-2-deoxy-D-galactose-binding seed lectin 2-like — MLFQDPIIAPHNKHIDLTINQQNQLPNFSIGRASYGEQLHLWDKKTGKLTDFTTDFSFVINPSKDNPNRGRGDGLAFFLTNISNSDISNSIAGGGLGLFNYSPHTSFSNSIVVVEFDTWKNDWDPDDNHIGININSIVFVKNVTCNTIIKKATGKASARVTYNSSSKLLSVFLTYD; from the coding sequence ATGCTCTTCCAAGACCCAATAATAGCCCCCCACAACAAACACATCGACCTCACAATAAATCAACAAAATCAATTGCCGAATTTCAGCATTGGTAGAGCATCATATGGTGAACAACTTCATCTATGGGACAAGAAAACTGGGAAGCTAACTGACTTTACCACCGATTTCTCCTTCGTCATCAATCCGTCGAAAGACAACCCTAACAGAGGACGTGGGGATGGACTTGCTTTCTTCCTCACTAATATCAGCAATTCAGACATCTCCAACTCTATAGCAGGTGGTGGTCTTGGTCTTTTTAACTACTCACCACATACTTCTTTTTCCAATTCCATAGTTGTAGTGGAGTTTGATACATGGAAGAATGATTGGGACCCTGATGACAATCACATCGGTATCAACATCAACTCCATCGTGTTTGTGAAGAATGTGACCTGCAATACCATTATTAAGAAGGCTACGGGGAAGGCTAGTGCTCGGGTGACTTATAATTCAAGTTCCAAATTGCTTAGTGTTTTCTTGACTTAtgattga